One window of Trifolium pratense cultivar HEN17-A07 linkage group LG5, ARS_RC_1.1, whole genome shotgun sequence genomic DNA carries:
- the LOC123883976 gene encoding serine/threonine-protein kinase STY46-like isoform X1: MEKNKATPPFREEIVTSYFSMYALDVNVERAEDVHMHKRLLHLAHDPANRPQIEIRLVQAHPCMKSPSQQMTNQSFSAEVWLLLQLTALLAEVGLNIQEAHAFSTTDGYSLDVFVVEGWPYEETEKLKETLEKEVLKIERHERSSQQSISSVDERDHNNSEFFIRKLKLYI; this comes from the exons ATGGAAAAAAATAAAGCCACACCTCCATTTCGAGAAGAAATTGTGACTTCCTATTTCTCCAT GTATGCGTTAGATGTGAATGTGGAAAGAGCGGAAGATGTTCATATGCATAAGAGATTACTACATTTAGCACATGATCCTGCTAATAGGCCTCAAATTGAAATTCGCTTAGTTCAG GCCCATCCATGCATGAAATCACCTTCTCAACAGATGACAAACCAAAGCTTCTCAGCCG AGGTGTGGTTGCTTCTGCAGTTAACTGCTTTGCTTGCTGAGGTTGGACTAAACATCCAAGAGGCACATGCTTTTTCCACAACTGACGGTTACTCGTTAGACGTGTTTGTTGTTGAAGGATGGCCCTATGAG GAAACAGAGAAGCTCAAAGAAACTTTGGAAAAAGAAGTCTTGAAGATTGAG AGACATGAGAGGTCCAGTCAGCAATCAATATCATCTGTTGATGAACGTGATCATAATAATTCTGAATTTTTTATTcgaaaacttaaattatatatataa
- the LOC123883976 gene encoding serine/threonine-protein kinase STY46-like isoform X2 translates to MHKRLLHLAHDPANRPQIEIRLVQAHPCMKSPSQQMTNQSFSAEVWLLLQLTALLAEVGLNIQEAHAFSTTDGYSLDVFVVEGWPYEETEKLKETLEKEVLKIERHERSSQQSISSVDERDHNNSEFFIRKLKLYI, encoded by the exons ATGCATAAGAGATTACTACATTTAGCACATGATCCTGCTAATAGGCCTCAAATTGAAATTCGCTTAGTTCAG GCCCATCCATGCATGAAATCACCTTCTCAACAGATGACAAACCAAAGCTTCTCAGCCG AGGTGTGGTTGCTTCTGCAGTTAACTGCTTTGCTTGCTGAGGTTGGACTAAACATCCAAGAGGCACATGCTTTTTCCACAACTGACGGTTACTCGTTAGACGTGTTTGTTGTTGAAGGATGGCCCTATGAG GAAACAGAGAAGCTCAAAGAAACTTTGGAAAAAGAAGTCTTGAAGATTGAG AGACATGAGAGGTCCAGTCAGCAATCAATATCATCTGTTGATGAACGTGATCATAATAATTCTGAATTTTTTATTcgaaaacttaaattatatatataa